The genomic interval AGAATAAAAAAATTTTACTGAGTAGCATTTTGATTATGAGTTTTTTCTCTGTGCCATCGATACTGGCGTTTTGTGGTTTTTTTGTAGCCCGTGCGGATGCAAGTCTTTATAATAGTGCATCGAGAGTCGTATTGGTGCGAGATGAAGATAGGACCGTGGTCAGTATGATGAATGATTACAAAGGTGAATTAAAGGACTTTGCTCTGGTAGTTCCTGTACCTGTCGTTTTGCAAAAAAAACAAATAAATGTGGGCGATTCAAAAGTTTTCGATCATCTGGATGCTTTTACGGCTCCGAGACTTGTTGAATACTATGATTCAAATCCCTGTCGTAGAAGGTATAAAAATGGGCTTTCAAGAAAAAAAGCAAAAATGAAAATGGATGATTCTAAAGACAATAGAAAGGGTGGAGGAAGTCTCGGAGTAAAAGTAGAAGCCAGTTATACAGTAGGAGAATATGATATTAAAATTCTCTCTGCTAAATATTCGAACGGTCTTGAAACCTGGCTTAGCACGAATGGGTATAAAATTCCTAAAGGGGCCAGTAAGGCTCTGCAACCCTATATCCGTCAACAAATGAAATTTTTTGTCGCTAAAGTAAATTTAAAAGAACAGTTAAAAACCGGTTTGCAGTTTCTTCGTCCATTACAATTTGCTTATGAATCGGAAAAGTTTATGCTGCCGATTCGACTCGGGATGATAAATGCAAAAGGTGAACAGGAATTACTTGTCTATGTTTTAACAAAGACCGGAAGGGTTGAAACTACGAATTACCGTACAGTCAAGCTTCCTTCTGATACCGAGGTTCCGGAATTTGTGAAGTCGGAATTTAAAGATTTTTATAGAGATATGTTTAGTCGGCAGGTAAAAAAAGAAAACTACCGTGTGGTTTTTACTGAGTACTTCTGGGATATGGGTTGGTGTGACCCCTGTGCTGCCAATCCTCTTAGTCCTCAGGAGTTGAAATCTTTAGGAGTCTTCTGGTTAGATGAAGAAAATACTAATCGAAATAGATTTGGTGGAAGTAGTAATGTGAAAGTCACAAGACTACATCTTCGGTACAATCAGGAAACTTTTCCAGAAGATCTAATGTTCCAACAGACATCAGATACAGCTAATTTTCAGGGTAGATATATCATTCGTCACCCCTGGACAGGAAATTCAAATTCCTGTTCTGCGGCGGAGCGTTATTTCACTCAATTAGAAAAGAGGCAGGAGGAAAGAGCTCAAAACCTTGCAAACCTGACCGGATGGAGTATTCAGGAAATTAGAAAGAAAATGAATTTGGGTTCTATGAAGACCTCTCCTAAAAGGAAGTGGTACGAAAGGATCTGGGAATAAATAGATTTCAGAAAAACTGCTTTTTTTATAAACACAATAAAAATACTAGGTCAGATTATGGAAAAACTTCGATTTTTGAGCCCTTCGCAGGTTAGAGCCGCGGCAAAGGAGTTCGGCACTCCTATCTTTATTTATTCCCGTAAGGAACTGGAGAAACGCTGTGAGTATGCACTCAATTTTCCAAACGCATTCGGTTTAACTGTACGTTATGCGATGAAGGCTAACCCTAACTCTACCATTCTTCGTATTATGAAAGAAAAGGGTTTGCATATCGATGCAAGTTCTGAGTTTGAAGCCTACCGTGCTATTCGTGCAGGTTTTCTACCTTCCGAGATTATGCTTACTTCCCAGGAAGAAGCCAGGAATTTGAAAGATCTGGTAAGAAGAGGAGTTTTGTTTAATGCCTGTTCACTTAAGCAGTTAAAAAGTTTTGGAGAGCTTTTTCCTGGAAAGGAAGTTTGTATTCGTATAAATCCCGGTTTGGGTTCCGGTTCCAGTAAAAAAACCGATGTGGGGGGAACAACATCATCATTCGGAATCTGGCATGAACAGATCGAGGAAGTTAAGAAAATTGTAAAAGACTATAATTTAATCATATATAAAATACATACTCATATAGGTTCCGGAAGTGATCCAGAAGTATGGAAAGCAGTAGCCAGATATACTCTGGAATACGCAGAAATGTTTTCAGAATGTAGAATTGTCAATCTTGGAGGTGGGTACAAAGTAGGAAGAATGCAGGAAGAAGTATCTACCGACTTTCAAGTAATAGGAAAACCTGTTAAAGAACTATTCGAGGAGTTTTTCCAAAAACATGGAAGAAAGTTGCATCTTGAAATTGAACCCGGAACTTCTCTGGTTGCCAATATGGGTTCTATCCTATCGACGGTAAATGATGTGGTTCATACCGGGGCAAATGGATTTCGATTTGTTAAGCTCGATACCGGTATGGATACGAATACTCGACCATCTTTATATGGTTCGAGGCATCCGATAATTACGATTCCGATAAAGGAAGAAGAACGAAAAAGTGAAAACTATGTGGTAGTAGGGCATTGTTGTGAAAGTGGAGATGTTTTTACCCAGGCCTTTGGAGGAGAACCTGAAACAAGGGAACTTTTGGAAA from Leptospiraceae bacterium carries:
- a CDS encoding diaminopimelate decarboxylase encodes the protein MEKLRFLSPSQVRAAAKEFGTPIFIYSRKELEKRCEYALNFPNAFGLTVRYAMKANPNSTILRIMKEKGLHIDASSEFEAYRAIRAGFLPSEIMLTSQEEARNLKDLVRRGVLFNACSLKQLKSFGELFPGKEVCIRINPGLGSGSSKKTDVGGTTSSFGIWHEQIEEVKKIVKDYNLIIYKIHTHIGSGSDPEVWKAVARYTLEYAEMFSECRIVNLGGGYKVGRMQEEVSTDFQVIGKPVKELFEEFFQKHGRKLHLEIEPGTSLVANMGSILSTVNDVVHTGANGFRFVKLDTGMDTNTRPSLYGSRHPIITIPIKEEERKSENYVVVGHCCESGDVFTQAFGGEPETRELLETKVGDFVIMEGCGAYCAAMSTKNYNSHPEAAEVLLDNDGKFKLIRKRQSLEQIYQNELDVEI
- a CDS encoding DUF2330 domain-containing protein, with the protein product MKNKKILLSSILIMSFFSVPSILAFCGFFVARADASLYNSASRVVLVRDEDRTVVSMMNDYKGELKDFALVVPVPVVLQKKQINVGDSKVFDHLDAFTAPRLVEYYDSNPCRRRYKNGLSRKKAKMKMDDSKDNRKGGGSLGVKVEASYTVGEYDIKILSAKYSNGLETWLSTNGYKIPKGASKALQPYIRQQMKFFVAKVNLKEQLKTGLQFLRPLQFAYESEKFMLPIRLGMINAKGEQELLVYVLTKTGRVETTNYRTVKLPSDTEVPEFVKSEFKDFYRDMFSRQVKKENYRVVFTEYFWDMGWCDPCAANPLSPQELKSLGVFWLDEENTNRNRFGGSSNVKVTRLHLRYNQETFPEDLMFQQTSDTANFQGRYIIRHPWTGNSNSCSAAERYFTQLEKRQEERAQNLANLTGWSIQEIRKKMNLGSMKTSPKRKWYERIWE